The Henckelia pumila isolate YLH828 unplaced genomic scaffold, ASM3356847v2 CTG_525:::fragment_3, whole genome shotgun sequence genome segment GTGAAGGTATGGGAGCAATGAGGAATTTCTCCTGCATTCGGACTCACGTGGACTCACGTTGAATTAAAATCCCATGCATTTCAAATTTCAAGCAATGAATAATGTATAGATTATGTTTTAAATTTCATGTTTGGTCCGATAATCGGCCAATTCATCGTGAAAAGATTAGAATCGTATAGCTGCAAGAAGATGGtagaagaggaagaagaagcAGAAGAAAGAGTTGCATCGCTGATACGAAAATGCTCCGACATGAGAGTCGTCCAACAAATCCACGCACAAGCTCTCATTCATTTTCATCCAATTTCATCCAATTCTCTCTCGTTTGTGCTCTCCAAAGTTCTGTGCTTTGCTGCCTACCGGAACATAGACTACGCGAGAAAGCTGCTTTCGCAAATACCGTATCCAAGTGTATTCGCATATAATACGGTGATGAGAGGGTTTCTTGCGCAAAACCCATCTCAAGAACCCGTGTTCTTGTTCAGACAATTGGTTCGAGATAAATTCCCGAAACCAAATACATTCACCTTGGCTTTTGTGTTGAAGTGCTGTTCGATTTTAGTGGCGTTTAAAGAAGGGAGGCAGGTTCATAAGCATGTGATTGCGTCTGGGATGGGTGGTAATTTGTTTGTTCAGACGTCGTTGCTGAATTTTTACACGAAATGTGAGGAAATGGAGTTAGGGAGGAAGGTGTTTGATGAAATTACTGAGAGAAATGTTGTGGCGTGGAGCGCCATGATTGGCGGATACTCTAGAGTTGGGATGGTGAATGAGGCATTGGAGTTGTTCAGGGAGATGCAAAGGACTGGTGTGAGGCCCGATGAGATGACGATTGTCAGTGTCGTCTCGGCTTGTGCTGCGAGCGGGGCTTTGGATTTGGGGAGATGGGTGCATGCTTTTATTGATAAGAAAGCGATAAAGAATGATCTGAGAGTACGAACAGCTCTTGTTAATATGTATGCCAAATGTGGCTGTATCGAGAAGGCGAGGGAAGTTTTTGAGACCATTCCTATTAAGGATACCAAGGCTTGGAGCACCATGATCATGGGGCTGGCTATAAATGGCCTTTCAGAAGAAGCGTTGACAATTTTTGCTAGAATGGCAGAAGCTGGGGTGAAGAAATTAACACCTTTTTCTTTATGAACAAATGAATCTTGGGACCTATGTGTAGTAACAGATGTGTTGGAATGCTAAGTTCAGATCTTTGCTGATGGATACATCTGTTTGATCCCAGCTAGTTTTCCATATCACATGAATATAGGAGCCCTTATTTGTGCATATCTCATGCTATTTGTTTTAAAGTTTTGTGATTAGGTTCATACTGAACTCTTTTTTTAATGTTTCTTTCAGATTGAGCCGAACAATGTGACACTTATTGGTGTATTATCAGCTTGTGCCCATGGTGGGCTGATTTCTGAGGGTAAAAAGTATTGGTCTGTCATGCTTGAGTCTGGGATTGAACCATCCATGGAGCATTATGGCAGCATGGTTGATTTGTTGTGTCGGACAAACCAGGTTGCAAAGGCTTATGAATTTGTTGAAAGTATGCCAATCGCCCCAAATCCAGCAATATGGCGCACGGTACTTGTTTGTTGCAAGAACAATAAGACGATGGATTACGTTGAGATTGCAGCAGAGCGGCTTCTTGAATTAGAGCCACTAAATGCAGAGAATTACATATTACTTTCAAGATTGTATGCATCATGCTCGAATTGGGCGAAAATGAGCCGTGTGAGGAGACAAATGAAGGATAGGAGCATCAAGGCTGTGCCTGGTTGTTCCTCTATCGAAATTGAGGGTCACGTGCATGAATTTGTGATGGGAAAATGGTCCCATCCAGAGGCAAAGGACATAAGAAAAGTTCTGTTAGAGGTCTCCGAAAGGGTTCGTGAATTT includes the following:
- the LOC140873234 gene encoding pentatricopeptide repeat-containing protein At2g02980, chloroplastic-like is translated as MFGPIIGQFIVKRLESYSCKKMVEEEEEAEERVASLIRKCSDMRVVQQIHAQALIHFHPISSNSLSFVLSKVLCFAAYRNIDYARKLLSQIPYPSVFAYNTVMRGFLAQNPSQEPVFLFRQLVRDKFPKPNTFTLAFVLKCCSILVAFKEGRQVHKHVIASGMGGNLFVQTSLLNFYTKCEEMELGRKVFDEITERNVVAWSAMIGGYSRVGMVNEALELFREMQRTGVRPDEMTIVSVVSACAASGALDLGRWVHAFIDKKAIKNDLRVRTALVNMYAKCGCIEKAREVFETIPIKDTKAWSTMIMGLAINGLSEEALTIFARMAEAGIEPNNVTLIGVLSACAHGGLISEGKKYWSVMLESGIEPSMEHYGSMVDLLCRTNQVAKAYEFVESMPIAPNPAIWRTVLVCCKNNKTMDYVEIAAERLLELEPLNAENYILLSRLYASCSNWAKMSRVRRQMKDRSIKAVPGCSSIEIEGHVHEFVMGKWSHPEAKDIRKVLLEVSERVREFGHQPWIAAILQNVGDAEKQEALWEHSERLAIAYGLLKTKAPVVIRIVKNLRVCVDCHEVTKTISRLYDREIVVRDRIRFHKFVDGACSCRDFW